A genomic region of Trifolium pratense cultivar HEN17-A07 linkage group LG3, ARS_RC_1.1, whole genome shotgun sequence contains the following coding sequences:
- the LOC123918346 gene encoding uncharacterized protein LOC123918346, whose product MEVSYKILRRSIHSFLQNYQYFTTTISFLAFPFSASILVSQALVPFSSSLFPQIYNHLKNLFDAAGFPSSSQLFTILNLKVSQTITSSIFTLPFTLTFFLITKAFIIQALNKTKENLQPSCYNYKSILHTYVYNTFFILSANASTFCFLFLAFSFSEGLGNSSPSFTLFLSAVAAVFFSVILANALVICNMALTLTGMEGHGGYMAILKACVVLRGRTSVALLLALPVNIGLAAIEALFQFRVVRGYYIGEKSWFSIALEGIFIAYLYSIFIIIDTIVSFMFYKNCKTRGSLLDKEDNHFLRIEIIEEDNYYGYLRVKNFQELP is encoded by the coding sequence ATGGAAGTCTCATACAAAATTCTTAGAAGATCAATTCATAGTTTTCTTCAAAACTATCAATATTTCACCACAACAATATCATTTCTAGCTTTTCCATTCTCAGCTTCAATACTTGTTTCACAAGCATTAGTACCTTTTTCTTCATCTCTCTTCCCTCAAATATACAATCACCTAAAGAATCTCTTTGATGCTGCAGGTTTTCCATCTTCATCACAATTGTTTACTATTCTCAACCTTAAAGTTTCTCAAACAATCACTTCATCAATCTTCACCCTTCCTTTTACTCTCACCTTTTTCCTCATTACAAAAGCATTCATAATTCAAGCTTTGAATAAAACCAAAGAAAATTTGCAACCTTCATGTTATAATTACAAATCAATCCTTCACACTTATGTGTACAATACTTTCTTTATTCTCTCTGCGAATGCATCAACTTTTTGCTTCCTTTTTCTTGCATTTAGTTTCTCTGAAGGGCTAGGAAACTCTTCGCCGAGTTTCACCCTTTTTTTGTCAGCTGTAGCCGCGGTTTTTTTCTCTGTGATCCTCGCGAACGCGCTCGTGATATGCAACATGGCACTTACGCTAACTGGTATGGAGGGACATGGGGGTTACATGGCGATTTTGAAAGCATGTGTTGTTCTAAGGGGAAGGACATCAGTGGCTTTGCTCTTGGCATTACCTGTTAATATAGGTTTGGCCGCCATTGAAGCCTTGTTTCAATTTCGGGTCGTAAGAGGTTATTACATTGGTGAGAAGTCATGGTTTTCCATAGCTTTGGAGGGTATTTTCATTGCTTATTTGTACTCAATTTTCATCATCATTGACACTATTGTGAGTTTCATGTTTTACAAAAACTGCAAAACAAGAGGATCATTActtgataaagaagacaacCATTTTTTGAGGATTGAGATCATAGAGGAGGACAATTATTATGGTTACTTGAGAGTCAAGAATTTTCAAGAACTGCCTTGA